The following are encoded in a window of Sminthopsis crassicaudata isolate SCR6 chromosome 3, ASM4859323v1, whole genome shotgun sequence genomic DNA:
- the LOC141560670 gene encoding uncharacterized protein LOC141560670, protein MVVLGSKWIIKGQLSRLFSSLPSFTHEQHQHPQDQQQQQPQQPQQPQPQEQEVKKNLWRDNKIFRDENKALRKENKFLWIENKALRGENKTFRIENQVLREANQFLRQQNQILWEDKRIMWENKKALCEKSNALNKEKKAFWEQNRALQAQIKALQEQEKAFQNEEKALQEEIKSLHEEIKALQHQESTPNMEEQALWKESKALRMEEQALWKEEQALREENKALREENSALQEEERALREEGNILEEWNKILQGNEEEMRDNSENVE, encoded by the coding sequence ATGGTTGTCTTGGGTTCCAAATGGATTATTAAGGGGCAGCTGTCccgccttttttcttctttaccttctttCACTCATGAGCAACATCAGCACCCTCAagaccagcagcagcagcagcctcaGCAGCCGCAGCAGCCGCAGCCACAAGAGCAAGAGGTGAAAAAAAACCTTTGGAGAGATAACAAAATATTTCGGGATGAGAATAAAGCGCTCCGCAAAGAGAATAAGTTCCTTTGGATAGAAAACAAGGCTCTTCGGGGAGAAAATAAAACCTTTCGAATAGAAAACCAGGTACTTCGGGAGGCAAATCAGTTCCTTAGACAGCAAAATCAGATCCTCTGGGAGGACAAGAGGATTATGTGGGAGAACAAAAAAGCCCTCTGTGAAAAAAGTAATGCcttgaataaggaaaaaaaagctttttgggAACAAAATAGAGCCCTTCAGGCACAGATTAAGGCTCTTCAGGAGCAGGAGAAAGCTTTCCAAAATGAAGAAAAGGCTCTTCAAGAAGAGATCAAATCCCTCCACGAAGAGATCAAGGCCCTCCAGCATCAGGAAAGTACCCCGAATATGGAGGAGCAAGCCCTGTGGAAGGAGAGTAAAGCCCTACGGATGGAAGAACAAGCTCTATGGAAGGAAGAACAGGCTCTTCGGGAGGAGAACAAGGCCCTTAGGGAGGAGAATAGTGCGCTGCAGGAGGAGGAGAGAGCCCTTCGAGAGGAGGGGAATATACTGGAGGAATGGAACAAGATTCTCCaaggaaatgaagaggaaatgcgGGATAACAGTGAAAATGTAGAATAG